The following DNA comes from Microbacterium foliorum.
ACCTCGGCGTCGGGCGACAGAGCGGTGATCGCGCGAGCGGCGGAGGCGGTCTTGGGGCGGCCGATGTCCTCGACCCGGTGCGCGAGCTGCCGCTGAAGGTTGGTGAGCTCGACCACGTCGTCGTCGATCACGGTGATGGTGCCGATGCCGGCCGCTGCCAGCGCGAGCAGCACGGGGGAGCCGATGCCACCCGCTCCGACGACCGCGACGTGGGCGGCCGAGAGTCGGCGCTGCCCCTCTTCGCCGATGCCCGCGAGCACTGCGTGCCGAGCCGTGCGGACGAGCTCCGCCGGATCGAGGGCGGGGGCGGGGGTGACGAGCGGCTGCATGGCACCAGGCTATGCCCGGGGTGCGACGTTGCGGTGAGCTGAGCGAGATTCGTCGTTGTTCAGGACTGAACGAATACGGACGAGGTGTTGTTCATCCGCAGATGCGGTCGATTCTGCCTTCTGCAACCGCATTCGCGGTAATGTTCACGCATGCAGACCTTTCGAATCGCCCGCGCCGCGCAGCTGCTCGGCGTGAGCGACGACACCGTGCGGCGCTGGGTCGATCAGGGGCTGCTTCCGACCACGGATGCCGTGCCTGCCGAGATCCCCGGTGATGCCCTCGCAGCGCGGGCAGTCGAGCTGGCCGATGAGGCACACGAGACGAGCGACGCCCACTCGAGCGCCCGCAACCGCTTCGTCGGCATCGTGACCCGTGTGCAGATCGACGGTGTGATGGCGCAGGTCGACCTGCAGTCCGGCCCGCATCGCGTCGTCTCCCTCATGTCGGCCGAAGCGGCACGCGATCTGCACCTCGAGGTGGGGTCTCTGGCCACGGCATCGGTCAAGGCGACGCAGGTCGTCGTCGACGTGCCGAAGGGCTGACATGCGCCGCACGCCGCGCAGAACCATCGCGATCGCACTGGCTGCCGCCGCGCTGGCGCTCAGCGGGTGCGCGGCTGGGAGCCAATCGCCGACCGAAGGCGCCGGGGGCGCGGTGAGCGGCGATCTCACGGTCTACGCCGCTGCGTCGCTGTCGGGCGCCTTCGACGAGATCGGCGACGCGTTCGAGCAGGAGAATCCCGACGTGCGGTTCACCGGCGTGTACGACGGCTCGTCGACGTTGGCCACCCAGCTGCTCGAGGGTGCACCCGCCGACGTGTTCGCCTCGGCGGACGAGGCCACCATGCGCAAGCTCGAGGATGCCGCGGTCGACCCGACCCTGTTCGCCTCCAACACTCTCGTGATCGCGGTTCCCGTGGGCAACCCTGGCCGCGTCGAGACCCTCGCCGATCTGGCCGACGTCACGACGGTGCTCTGCGCACCCGAGGTTCCCTGCGGCGCGGCATCCACGACCCTGTTGTCGTCGACCGGAGTCGATGTCGACGCAGCGAGCCTCGAGCAGAACGTCACCGCGGTGCTCACCAAGGTCGCAGCCGGTGAAGCGGACGCCGGGCTCGTCTACGCCACCGACATGGTCGGGCGTGACGATGTCGAGGCGATCGTGCCCGACGGCGCCGACGAGGTCGTCAACCACTATCCGATCGCAGCGCTGTCTGAGGCATCGAACTCGGCCGGCGCTGAGGCGTTCATCGCGTTCGTGCTCTCCGAAGAGGGCCAGCGGATCCTCGCCGACCACGGCTTCGGGGCGCCGTGAGCGCCGCGGGATCGCACGGATACGCGCCGCGCACGCTGGCGATCCCGGCGCTGATCGGCTTGGCGTTCCTCATCCTGCCGCTCGCGGCTCTCGTCGCCCGCGTCGAGTGGTCGACCTTCATCGCCGACGTCACGTCAGAGGCCGCACGCTCGGCGCTGCTGCTCTCGCTCGGCACGGGGCTGATCGCGACGCTGCTGTGCATCGTGATCGGTGTGCCGCTGGCACTGACGATCGCCCGCTCGGGCCCGCGCCTCGCCGCCGTGCTGCGGGCGGCCGTCACGGTGCCGCTCGTGCTGCCGCCGATGGTCGGCGGCGTCGCGCTGCTCTACCTGTTCGGACGAGCGGGGTGGTTCGGCGGTCTCGGTCTCTCGTTCAGCACCCCGGCCGTCGTGCTCGCGCAGACCTTCGTGGCGCTGCCGTTCCTGGTGCTGGCGGTCGAAGGTGCCGTGCGCACCTCCGGCGTCGAGTACGAGCGCACGGCCGCGGCGCTGGGCGCCGGACGCTGGACGATCCTGCGCCGCATCACTCTGCCGCTCGCGGCGCCCGGCATCGTCGCCGGGGTGGTGCTCTGCTTCGCTCGCGCGATCGGCGAGTTCGGCGCCACGGCGCTCTTCGCCGGCAACCGCCCCGGGGTCACGCAGACCATGCCGCTCGCGATCTACACCGCCTTCAACGGCGCAGGCGTGACGCAGGGGGCCGCAGTCGCCCTCGCGCTTCTGCTGCTCGCCACCGCGATCCTCGTGCTGCTGCTCGTGCGCGGATGGCGTCCCGGGGCGGCGCGATGACCGGCGCCGAGGGCCTTCGTGCCCACGTCGTCGTGCAGCGTGAGCACTTCGTCGTCGACGTCTCGTTGCAGGTGCCCGCCGGCGCGACCGTGGCCGTGATGGGTCCGAGCGGCGCGGGAAAGTCGACGCTGCTGCAGGCGATCGCCGGACTCCAACCGCTCGATGCCGGAGAGATCGCGGTCGAGGGGCGCGTCGTCGATCGTGTCGAGAAGCCGCGGCTGCGCACCGAGCCGATGCGCCGGGAGGTCGTGCTGCTGGGGCAGAAGCCGAGGTTGTTCCCGCATCTGTCGGCGCGCGAGAACGTCGCGTTCGGCCCGCGCGCTGCGGGCACGGACGCACGCGCGGCCCGTGCGGGTGCCGACGACTGGCTCGCGCGCGTCGGGCTCCCCGGGTCCGGAGAGCGGATGCCGCACGAGCTGTCCGGGGGTGAGCAGCAGCGCGTCGCCGTCGCTCGGGCACTCGCCGCATCTCCCAGGGTCGTGCTGCTCGACGAGCCGCTCGTCGCCCTCGACCCCGAAACAGCCGGCGACATCAGGCGGATGCTGCGCGACCAGCTCGTCTCGACCACGACCGTCGCGGTCACTCACGATGCGGCGGATGCCGTCGCGCTCGCCGACCGGTTGATCGTCGTCGAGTCGGGCCGCGTCACCCAGTCGGGGCTGGTGCGCGATGTGCTCGCCGCCCCGGCATCCGGTTTCGTCGCCTCCATCGCCGGGGTCAACCGCCTGGTCGGGGTCGCGAGTGGGGGAACGTGGCGCAGTGGCGACGTGCGGCTGACCAGCGCGGATCCGGCCTCGCGTGCGCTCGCGGCGACCGACGGTGCCGCGCTCGCCGCGGTCTTCCGCCCAGGGGATGTGCGGGTCGCCGAGGCTGGCCAGGAGTCGTGGCCGGCTGTGGTGACGCGGATCGAGCCCACGCTGGGGGGCGTGCGCGTGCACACCGATGCCGGGGCCGTCGACCTGTCGCTGGATGCTGCCGGAGGGGTGGCGGTCGGCGATGGGATCCGGCTGCGGATCGACCCGGCGCTGGTGCGGTTCGTCTCGGTGCTCTGAGCTGCAGCCAGCTTCGTGATCAAGTACCCCGCCGTGCTGAAGAAGCTATTCCGTCATGCCCTCGTTGACAGCTTCGGCACGAAGGGTGAACCCGCCGAGCTCGATCGCCCTCGTGGCAGCCCGCATCGACTCTTCGATGCTGTCTGTGGACGCACGCGCCTTCTCCGACTGCACGAACTCGACGACGATCTCATGGTCCCCCGGCATCGGAACGACCGCGAGTTCGAAGTCGCTGCCGTGCGTTTGCAGAAGTGAAGTGAAATGGATTCAAGCTATCCAGGTCTCGGGGGGGCGAGCAAGAGGGATGGGAAGAGTCGACCGAGTAGATGACCCCGTGGAGACCTGGCAATATGCCGGTGCTCCCGGCGGTGCGAACCCCCGTGCCGTACGCGCGGGTAGTCTCGGAACATGTCGGGGAGTGGGGAAGCGCGATGACGGCCGTACCGGTCGTGATCGGTGTGCGCTCGCCGAATCCCGTGATCGCAGCTGGTACCGCGCCCGCATCGCAGGGCCTCGTCGACACCCACGGCCGAGTCCACCGCGATCTGCGCATCTCGCTGACCGATCGCTGCTCGCTGCGCTGCACGTACTGCATGCCCGAGCAGGGCAACGAATGGCTCGCGCGCACCAGCATCCTGTCGACCGACGAGATCGTCGAGGTGGCGCAGGTTGCGGCCTCGCTCGGCATCCGTACCTTCCGCCTCACCGGCGGTGAGCCGCTGCTGCGTGCCGACATCGTCGAGGTCGTGCGGCGGGTCGCCGCGATCGAGGGCGAAGACGGACCCGTCGAGGTCGCGATGACCACGAACGGCATCAGCCTCGCGAAGAAGCTGCCCGACCTGATCGACGCCGGCCTCACGCGCCTGAACATCAGCATCGACACGGTGGATCGACAGCGCTTCGCCGACCTCACTCGGCGCGACCGCATCGACGACGTGTTCGAGGGCATCGCGGCAGCGGCGGCATCCGAGCTGCGTCCGCTCAAGCTCAACACCGTCGCGATGCGCGGTGTGAACGACGATGAGCTTCCCGAGCTGGTGGCGTTCGCGATGGAGGTCGGTGCGCAGCTGCGCTTCATCGAGCAGATGCCGCTCGACGCCGGGCACACGTGGGATCGCGCATCGATGGTCACGCGCGAGGAGATTCTCGAGAAGCTCGGCGCACGGTGGAACCTCGAGCCCGTTCCCGGGCGCGGCGGAGCACCGGCCGAGAAGTGGCGCATCGACGGCGGCCCGCACGAGGTCGGAGTGATCGCCTCGGTCACCGCCCCGTTCTGCGGTGCATGCGACCGGCTGCGCCTGACGGCCGACGGTCAGCTGCGCAACTGCCTGTTCTCCAATGCCGAATACGACCTGATCGGGGTGCTGCGCGGCGACGGAGCATCCGAGTCCGATCGGCGTGCCGGCGGGATCGCCGACATGCTGCGCTCGTGCGTGCACGGCAAGCTGCCGGGGCACGCGATCAACGACCCCTCATTCCTGCAGCCGGCCCGCGGCATGAACGCCATCGGCGGCTGAGTCAGCGCCGCTTCGCGTTCACAATTCAGCAGAGAACGCGCGTTCCGCGCGTCCAGAGTGCGGATCCGGCGCAGTTCCGGCTGTTGATGCTGAATTGTGAACGGCGAGAAGACGCCTCAGTCGAGGAACTCTCGCGCAGCCGCCGACAGTGCCGTGACGCCGACCTCGATGGTCGGGTGGATCTCGGGCGCGAAGAACGGCGAGTGGTTCGTCGGGATGTCCTTGTCGAGTGTCCCGGCCGCCGCGGACTCCGCGAACTTCGCGGCGTCGATCCCGCCCCAGAACCAGAACACCAGGGGCGCGCCGGTGTCGCGGGCGAACCACGAGACGTCCTCGCTGCCGGTGAACATGCCGGGGTCGATGACGGCAGCCTCGCCGAGCGCACGCTGCAGCGCCGACGTGACGCGTGCCGTGGCATCCGCATCGTTGATCGTCGGCGGCAGGGTGTGGTCGGTGCGGATCTCGGGCTCGCGCTCGGCTCCGGATGCCGCAGCCTCGGCGCGCACGATGCGCTCGACGCTCGCGAGCACCTTGTCGCGCATCTCGTCGTTCGGGTAGCGCAGGCTGAGCTCGAGCTTCGCCTCGGCGGGAATGATGTTGTTCTTGAGGCCTGCGTGAATCGAACCGACCGTCACGACGGCGACGTCGCGGGGGTCGACCTCGCGCGAGGTGATGGTCTGCAGTCGCATGACGGTCGCGGCCGCCATGACGACGGGGTCGATCGTCGAGTGCGGGCGCGAGCCATGACCGCCGCGACCGTGCAGCACGACGGTGAGGCCGTCGGATGCCGCCATCTGCGTGCCCGGGCGCACGCCGATCGTGCCGGCGGGCAGGGGAGTGACGTGCTGGCCCAGGACGACATCGGGGTGCGGCACGAGGTCGCGCAGCCCGGCGTCGAGCATGGCGCGGGATCCGGCTCCGTACTCCTCGGCCGGCTGGATCAGCACGACCACGGTTCCAGACCAGTCGGCCTTCTCGGCGACGAGCTTCTCGACCGCGCCGATCATGGCGGTGACGTGCATGTCATGACCGCAGGCGTGCATGACGGGCACGGTGTTGCCGGAGGGGTCGATGCCGGTCGCGGTGCTGGCATAGGCGAGGCCGGTCTCTTCGCCGACGGGCAGCGCGTCCATGTCGGCGCGCGCCCACACGACGGGGCCTTCGCCGTTGCGCAGGATGCCGACCACGCCGGTGACGCCGATGCCCTCGTGCACCTCGAGGCCGAGATCCCGCAGGTGACCGGCGGCGATGCCGGCGGTGCGCGTCTCCTGGAACGAGAGTTCAGGGTGCTGGTGCAGGTCTGTGTAGAGCGCTTCGAGGTCGATCGTCATGGCCCCGAGCCTAGTCGCGGCGGTCAGTCGCGGCGGTACGACTCCAGTGTCGGTCCGGGGTGCAGCACGCCGTTGACGATCGAGCGGATCGCGAACTCGCTGGCCTCGCCCAGGTCGAAGACATCGCGGTGCAGCAGCCACTGCAGCTGCAGCCCGTCCATCACGGCGAGGATGCTGGCCGCAGCGGTGGCGACGGTGTCGGGCTCTGTCACACCCTCCTGCGCGCACAGCAGGTGGAACGCGTCGGTCACCTCGCGCCGCAGGGTCGTGTAGCGCTCTTCGAAGTACTCGCGGCCGGGGTGGTTGTCGGTCACCGACTCCGACGACAGCACGGTGTAGGCCTGCACGATGCCGGGACGCAGCTCGTTCGCGACGGCCGTGCGCACCAGGTGCAGGAAGAGCTCGGGCCCGCCGGGGATGTGCTTCTCGGCGAGGTCCTCGACATCGGCCTGGTCGCGGTAGGCGAGCACCTCGAGCAGCAGCTTCTGCTTCGAGCCGAAGTGGTGCAGCACCCCGGCGTGGGTGATGCCCACCTGCTCGGCCACATCGGCGAGGGTGCCGTTCGTCGAACCCTTGTTGCCGAAGATCTCGACGGCGGCTTTGAGGATCTGCTCGCGCTTCTCCCGGGTGGCAGGCCGGACGGACGTGTGGGCGACAGCATCCTTCGACATGGTCCATCCTCTTCTGCACCGAATCCTGCACTGGATCGTACTTGCCAACTCTACTTACTGACGGGTAACCTCGCACCAGCTTACTTTCTCGCCAGTAAGCGAATGAGGTCGGATGCCCGCGCACCGACAGCCACACAGCACAACGACCCGTGCCCAAGGAGAAGCAATGAAGCTCAGAAAGTCCATGATCGCTGTCGCGGCGATCTCCGCCCTCGGCGTCTCGGCCCTCGCCGGCTGCGCAGCCGGCGGATCGAACGACGCAGACAGCGGAGCCGGTGGTGCGGCCCTGACGATCGCCAAGCCCGACGGTGCGATCACCACCGAGTCGAACAACCCCTACGTCGGCGACTCGTCGGCCTCGAAGTACGGCTACGGCAAGGTCATCTTCGAGACCCTCGCCCTCGTGAACCAGACCGGCGACCGCGGTGTCACCCCGTGGCTCGCCGAGAGCATCGAGTGGAACGACGACTACACGGCGCTCACCGTCGTGCCTCGCAAGGACGTCACCTGGAGCGACGGCGAGCCCTTCACCGCCGACGACATCGTCTTCACCTACGAGCTCGTCTCGACCCCGGCGCTCGACACCGCGGGCCTCAAGTTCGAGGGCGCGACCGTCGAGGGCGACGCCGTGACGCTGAACTTCGGCGAGTCGAAGTACGTGAACCAGGCCCGCGTGCTGCATGTGCCGATCGTTCCCAAGCACATCTGGGAGAACCTCGACGAGCCCGCCACCGACCCCGTCAAGGGCGACGACCTGGTCGGCACCGGCCCCTATGCGCTGTCGAACTGGTCGACAGAGTCGGTCACCCTCGAGGCGCGCGACGACTACTGGGCCGGCGACCTCGCTGTTCCCGAGCTGCACTACGTCTCCTACGGCGACAACACCGCTCTGACCACCGCGCTCGCGCAGGGCGAGGCCGACTGGGCGCAGGCGTTCATCCCGCAGATCCAGGAGCAGTTCCTCGACGCCGACCCCGAGCACAACAAGTTCTTCGTCGCGCCGACCACCGGCTCCGCGACGCTGTTCATGAACCTGCAGCAGAAGCCGTTCGACGATGTGGCGTTCCGCCAGGCCCTCGCCTGGGTCATCGATCGCGACGCGTACGTCGACATCGCCCGCGAGGGCGCGAGCGAGCCGGTCTGGTCGGTCACCGGACTCTCGTCGATCCTCGAAGACGAGATCCAGCCCGAGTTCCAGGGCCAGGAGTACTCGGTCGACGCCGAGAAGGCGCGCGATCTGCTCGAGAGCGCCGGTTACACGTGGAAGGACGACGCGCTGATCGACCCCGACGGCACGCCTGTCTCGTTCACGCTCTCGGTGCCCTCGGGCTGGAGCGACTGGAACACCGCGCAGGAGCTCATCGCCGAGGACATCACCGAGTCGATCGGCGCCGAGGTCAAGATCGACATGCCCGACTGGGGCGGCTGGGCAGGACCCCGCGACGACGGCTCGTTCTCGGCCATCATCCACTGGCTCGAAGACAGCGGCACGGCCTATGGCCTCTACACGTCGACGATGGACCCGCGCTGGATCTCGCCCGAGGGCATCGCCGGATTCAACTTCGGTCGCTTCGAAGACCCCGCGGCGACCGAGGCGCTCAACACCTACGCCAACGCGTCGTCCGATGACGAGCGCACCGCGGCCATCACGACGCTCGAGCAGATCTTCGTCGAGCAGGTCCCGGCGATCCCGCTCGGAGCGCACCCGCTGCTCGGCGAGTACAACACCCGCAACTACGTCGGGTGGCCTTCGGAGGAGGACCCGTATGCCTCGGGCGACCCGACTCAGCAGAACATCGTGCAGATCCTCACGAAGCTGAAGCCGGCCGAGTAAGCAGTCCCGGGGGCGCGTTTCGTCTCGGTGCTTCGCTCCTCGCTCAACGACCGGTGATTCCCGGTCGTTGAGCGAGCGGAGCGAGGCGAAACGCGCCCCACCCGACCGACGAAGGACCCCTCATGTCAGAACCCCTGCTCACCGTGCGCGACTTCTCCGTCGTGTACGACGTCGATCCACCCGTCGAGGCGGTGAAGAACGTGACGCTCGAACTGCAGCGAGGAGAGATCCTCGGTCTCGCAGGAGAGAGCGGATGCGGCAAGACCACCCTCGCGTACGGCGTGCAGCGCCTGCTGCGGGCACC
Coding sequences within:
- a CDS encoding sulfate/molybdate ABC transporter ATP-binding protein — protein: MTGAEGLRAHVVVQREHFVVDVSLQVPAGATVAVMGPSGAGKSTLLQAIAGLQPLDAGEIAVEGRVVDRVEKPRLRTEPMRREVVLLGQKPRLFPHLSARENVAFGPRAAGTDARAARAGADDWLARVGLPGSGERMPHELSGGEQQRVAVARALAASPRVVLLDEPLVALDPETAGDIRRMLRDQLVSTTTVAVTHDAADAVALADRLIVVESGRVTQSGLVRDVLAAPASGFVASIAGVNRLVGVASGGTWRSGDVRLTSADPASRALAATDGAALAAVFRPGDVRVAEAGQESWPAVVTRIEPTLGGVRVHTDAGAVDLSLDAAGGVAVGDGIRLRIDPALVRFVSVL
- a CDS encoding TetR/AcrR family transcriptional regulator yields the protein MSKDAVAHTSVRPATREKREQILKAAVEIFGNKGSTNGTLADVAEQVGITHAGVLHHFGSKQKLLLEVLAYRDQADVEDLAEKHIPGGPELFLHLVRTAVANELRPGIVQAYTVLSSESVTDNHPGREYFEERYTTLRREVTDAFHLLCAQEGVTEPDTVATAAASILAVMDGLQLQWLLHRDVFDLGEASEFAIRSIVNGVLHPGPTLESYRRD
- the moaA gene encoding GTP 3',8-cyclase MoaA, encoding MTAVPVVIGVRSPNPVIAAGTAPASQGLVDTHGRVHRDLRISLTDRCSLRCTYCMPEQGNEWLARTSILSTDEIVEVAQVAASLGIRTFRLTGGEPLLRADIVEVVRRVAAIEGEDGPVEVAMTTNGISLAKKLPDLIDAGLTRLNISIDTVDRQRFADLTRRDRIDDVFEGIAAAAASELRPLKLNTVAMRGVNDDELPELVAFAMEVGAQLRFIEQMPLDAGHTWDRASMVTREEILEKLGARWNLEPVPGRGGAPAEKWRIDGGPHEVGVIASVTAPFCGACDRLRLTADGQLRNCLFSNAEYDLIGVLRGDGASESDRRAGGIADMLRSCVHGKLPGHAINDPSFLQPARGMNAIGG
- the modA gene encoding molybdate ABC transporter substrate-binding protein, which produces MRRTPRRTIAIALAAAALALSGCAAGSQSPTEGAGGAVSGDLTVYAAASLSGAFDEIGDAFEQENPDVRFTGVYDGSSTLATQLLEGAPADVFASADEATMRKLEDAAVDPTLFASNTLVIAVPVGNPGRVETLADLADVTTVLCAPEVPCGAASTTLLSSTGVDVDAASLEQNVTAVLTKVAAGEADAGLVYATDMVGRDDVEAIVPDGADEVVNHYPIAALSEASNSAGAEAFIAFVLSEEGQRILADHGFGAP
- the modB gene encoding molybdate ABC transporter permease subunit, with amino-acid sequence MSAAGSHGYAPRTLAIPALIGLAFLILPLAALVARVEWSTFIADVTSEAARSALLLSLGTGLIATLLCIVIGVPLALTIARSGPRLAAVLRAAVTVPLVLPPMVGGVALLYLFGRAGWFGGLGLSFSTPAVVLAQTFVALPFLVLAVEGAVRTSGVEYERTAAALGAGRWTILRRITLPLAAPGIVAGVVLCFARAIGEFGATALFAGNRPGVTQTMPLAIYTAFNGAGVTQGAAVALALLLLATAILVLLLVRGWRPGAAR
- a CDS encoding TOBE domain-containing protein, whose protein sequence is MQTFRIARAAQLLGVSDDTVRRWVDQGLLPTTDAVPAEIPGDALAARAVELADEAHETSDAHSSARNRFVGIVTRVQIDGVMAQVDLQSGPHRVVSLMSAEAARDLHLEVGSLATASVKATQVVVDVPKG
- a CDS encoding amidohydrolase — protein: MTIDLEALYTDLHQHPELSFQETRTAGIAAGHLRDLGLEVHEGIGVTGVVGILRNGEGPVVWARADMDALPVGEETGLAYASTATGIDPSGNTVPVMHACGHDMHVTAMIGAVEKLVAEKADWSGTVVVLIQPAEEYGAGSRAMLDAGLRDLVPHPDVVLGQHVTPLPAGTIGVRPGTQMAASDGLTVVLHGRGGHGSRPHSTIDPVVMAAATVMRLQTITSREVDPRDVAVVTVGSIHAGLKNNIIPAEAKLELSLRYPNDEMRDKVLASVERIVRAEAAASGAEREPEIRTDHTLPPTINDADATARVTSALQRALGEAAVIDPGMFTGSEDVSWFARDTGAPLVFWFWGGIDAAKFAESAAAGTLDKDIPTNHSPFFAPEIHPTIEVGVTALSAAAREFLD
- a CDS encoding ABC transporter substrate-binding protein, with protein sequence MKLRKSMIAVAAISALGVSALAGCAAGGSNDADSGAGGAALTIAKPDGAITTESNNPYVGDSSASKYGYGKVIFETLALVNQTGDRGVTPWLAESIEWNDDYTALTVVPRKDVTWSDGEPFTADDIVFTYELVSTPALDTAGLKFEGATVEGDAVTLNFGESKYVNQARVLHVPIVPKHIWENLDEPATDPVKGDDLVGTGPYALSNWSTESVTLEARDDYWAGDLAVPELHYVSYGDNTALTTALAQGEADWAQAFIPQIQEQFLDADPEHNKFFVAPTTGSATLFMNLQQKPFDDVAFRQALAWVIDRDAYVDIAREGASEPVWSVTGLSSILEDEIQPEFQGQEYSVDAEKARDLLESAGYTWKDDALIDPDGTPVSFTLSVPSGWSDWNTAQELIAEDITESIGAEVKIDMPDWGGWAGPRDDGSFSAIIHWLEDSGTAYGLYTSTMDPRWISPEGIAGFNFGRFEDPAATEALNTYANASSDDERTAAITTLEQIFVEQVPAIPLGAHPLLGEYNTRNYVGWPSEEDPYASGDPTQQNIVQILTKLKPAE